GCTTAACaagaatacacattatttcttTTGGGGATGACAGCAACATTGACAAACAGTCCCTGTTATGCCTGTCATTATGTTATTGCTAAATCATCCACAATATCATGACCTGATTTTAGTTACCAGGGacatagccaaaacatggaattTAAGTTTCATTGTGATTACATACAAATAGCCAGCACTTAAGAAAACCTATGAAAAGTGATATATGtccagtaataaaaaaaaatgaaaggaaggaagaaggaaggaaggaaggaaggaaggaaggaaggaaggaaggaaggaaggaaggaaggaagaaagacatcTTTAAGGGCCTAATACAATTACACAGTAGGCCTCTGACATTCTCTATGCTGGTATATAACTAAATGGCAAGTAACACGGAAACAGTTATCCCTGTGAGATCCCTGTTGCATGCTTTAAGTATAACTAAAAATTTACAACAAAATCAACCCTTGGGTAAATTGCTCTTTGGTTTAAATCTTCATTACCTCCTGGAATTTTGGTaaaatcactttgtttttaaattaagctgGTCCCTCCTTCTTTACTCCATTACAGAAGTCAAACAACAAGAACCAGACATTAATTTTAGAATGAAAAGagttttgtgtatatgtgtgtttttaagtCCAACCCCTGTAtacaaactgttaaaaaaaacagatgttttaACATAGTGTTTTATTCCAACTTAATCTCATCCTTGAATGAACTTCCTTCAAgtttcaaccattaaaaaaacaaaaacaaaaaaacagtcaaTTTCCTGGTGGTTGTAATTTAATTAAGTAACCTCTCACACTGAGCAAAAACCCAAAAGCAAAAGGGGTCATTAATCTTTCTAGTGATTAGACACCTCTAGAGCTTCAAACATTTACCTCTCCTTCCCCGCAGTAGAAATGCTTTTAGGAGGATCATGGTTCATACCTCACATTCCCTGGAGCCAGAGATGGTATATGTGCAGGGCCCAGATCCATTAACGGATATATCCATGGTCTCAGAGTTTGTAGGCTTGTAGTCCACATAATACTCCTGTAAAGGGGAATTCATTTGTCTTTCAGACTCTCTGGTCTTTTTCCGCCGCCTTTTCATAAGAGAGTGTTGCTGAAGTTGTTTCATGCTGGCTGGGTAGCGTTTCCAAGACACATAGATTACCAAGAGGATCATGGCCACCGAGAGAAACAGAGCCACACTCCCTGCAATAATTTTGTGAAATGAAACATGCTCATActcttgctctgtgccaggaatcTGAAACCCTGGGGAAGGGCTTGGTGTTTCAAGGGTGGGCTGGGTGGGGTCAGATTTGGAAAATGTAGGTTTAGGGATAATCAGAGGCTTCTGGGGCGTTTGGGGTACCAGGTGTGATTTTTCTGTGTTGACCACCTGAACTTCAGAGCAGATATTATATGTTTCCACTGCATCACTAACCTTTTCACCCTGGATATGTTTAGGTCCTGCACATATCATGGtgctttccttatttcctttgaaattcttAAGCCAATAAAATAGAGGACAAATGCTCCGACTGCATTCCCACATATTTCCAGACAAAGTGATGGATATTAATGATATCCACGCATTGACAGTTTCCTGTGAGATGTTGGTAAGCTTGTTGGAATCCAAATTCAATTTTTGCAAATTGGGTAGACATTTAAAAGTGCCCGGCTCAATTCCTTGGATGTCATTCCCTGATAAATCCAAGTTGTGTAAGGAACTCCAAGTCCATGTCAAGCCTTGGCTAATGGAGCGAATCCTGTTCCACTGTAAGTAAATTGAGCGGAGATTGAAGAGACGTGGAAAATGAGCAAAATTGATCTTGGAAAACTGATTATGCTCCAAGTGGAGCTCTTTCAACTTCAAGAGGCCAGCAAAAGCATTTCGGGACAAGCTTCGAAGACGATTGTAACCCAAATCCAGAAAGTCAAGATTTCGACAGTCTTGAAAAACTCTTATGGGCACAGTCTTTAATGAGTTAGATCTCAAGTGCAAAATGATGAGTTTCCGAAGACCTTTAAATTGTTCAGATTGCAATGTCTGAAGTTTATTGTAGGAGAGATCCAGATTTCGGAGATTGGGAACTGGGTGAAATGTTTTATTGTGCAGATAGGTAATTTTGTTGGAGCTTAGAATTAATTCTTTCAGTCTACGGATCCCTTGAAATGCATCTTCATCCACTGAGCTAATGTAATTATGGTCAAGATAAAGCCATATAAGCTGGTTAAGGCCGGCAAACTGATTGGATTTGAGTTTCTGAATGCTGTTGAACCTTAATGATAAGCCTTGTGACCCTCCAGAAATGTTCTCAGGGATATCTGCGAAAGCATGAGACTCACAGTATACAATTTTGCCATCACATCTGCAGTTCTTTGGGCAAGCTCTCTGAGCCCCCGTGAGCATAACAAGCAGCAGTGTAGGAAGTAGCACTAGCACCACACGCATGCCTCTCAGCTGCGTAATTAAATGGAAACCtacaatattaaaaagaagacaaatgcaCATTGTAAAACTATTAATATAAATCACCACCAGCTTACCGATATCGGGCATTTCATCTCGTGTAGTAATGGGACAGTTGATATACAAATAATGTATTTAACATTTGAAGTCTTATTTTCTTCAGTGTTGTACATTTGCTATCAtaaggtttccttctttcttccttgattttcaaATCACCACAGTGCCGTGGAACTAAAGAAAAGCCTTCCCGAGTTTCTTGAGTTCATATGTTCGTCAACACTGAAGAGCACACAGCCTGCTTATCACTTAATGCCAACACTGGAATAACAATATTTGGCTAGTCACTCTGTCGAACATCAGTAC
This region of Vulpes vulpes isolate BD-2025 chromosome 8, VulVul3, whole genome shotgun sequence genomic DNA includes:
- the LRRTM4 gene encoding leucine-rich repeat transmembrane neuronal protein 4 isoform X2; the encoded protein is MGFHLITQLRGMRVVLVLLPTLLLVMLTGAQRACPKNCRCDGKIVYCESHAFADIPENISGGSQGLSLRFNSIQKLKSNQFAGLNQLIWLYLDHNYISSVDEDAFQGIRRLKELILSSNKITYLHNKTFHPVPNLRNLDLSYNKLQTLQSEQFKGLRKLIILHLRSNSLKTVPIRVFQDCRNLDFLDLGYNRLRSLSRNAFAGLLKLKELHLEHNQFSKINFAHFPRLFNLRSIYLQWNRIRSISQGLTWTWSSLHNLDLSGNDIQGIEPGTFKCLPNLQKLNLDSNKLTNISQETVNAWISLISITLSGNMWECSRSICPLFYWLKNFKGNKESTMICAGPKHIQGEKVSDAVETYNICSEVQVVNTEKSHLVPQTPQKPLIIPKPTFSKSDPTQPTLETPSPSPGFQIPGTEQEYEHVSFHKIIAGSVALFLSVAMILLVIYVSWKRYPASMKQLQQHSLMKRRRKKTRESERQMNSPLQEYYVDYKPTNSETMDISVNGSGPCTYTISGSRECEQIPHHVKPLPYYSYDPPGMGYCQAHQPLRVHKGYEAVSPEQDDAPSLELGRDHGFIATIARSAAPAIYLERIAN
- the LRRTM4 gene encoding leucine-rich repeat transmembrane neuronal protein 4 isoform X1: MGFHLITQLRGMRVVLVLLPTLLLVMLTGAQRACPKNCRCDGKIVYCESHAFADIPENISGGSQGLSLRFNSIQKLKSNQFAGLNQLIWLYLDHNYISSVDEDAFQGIRRLKELILSSNKITYLHNKTFHPVPNLRNLDLSYNKLQTLQSEQFKGLRKLIILHLRSNSLKTVPIRVFQDCRNLDFLDLGYNRLRSLSRNAFAGLLKLKELHLEHNQFSKINFAHFPRLFNLRSIYLQWNRIRSISQGLTWTWSSLHNLDLSGNDIQGIEPGTFKCLPNLQKLNLDSNKLTNISQETVNAWISLISITLSGNMWECSRSICPLFYWLKNFKGNKESTMICAGPKHIQGEKVSDAVETYNICSEVQVVNTEKSHLVPQTPQKPLIIPKPTFSKSDPTQPTLETPSPSPGFQIPGTEQEYEHVSFHKIIAGSVALFLSVAMILLVIYVSWKRYPASMKQLQQHSLMKRRRKKTRESERQMNSPLQEYYVDYKPTNSETMDISVNGSGPCTYTISGSRECEVHPVSTDLLLIPSHCSIWNSSHHITQPGFLHWSQISPSSYVTYKIPHHVKPLPYYSYDPPGMGYCQAHQPLRVHKGYEAVSPEQDDAPSLELGRDHGFIATIARSAAPAIYLERIAN
- the LRRTM4 gene encoding leucine-rich repeat transmembrane neuronal protein 4 isoform X3; protein product: MGFHLITQLRGMRVVLVLLPTLLLVMLTGAQRACPKNCRCDGKIVYCESHAFADIPENISGGSQGLSLRFNSIQKLKSNQFAGLNQLIWLYLDHNYISSVDEDAFQGIRRLKELILSSNKITYLHNKTFHPVPNLRNLDLSYNKLQTLQSEQFKGLRKLIILHLRSNSLKTVPIRVFQDCRNLDFLDLGYNRLRSLSRNAFAGLLKLKELHLEHNQFSKINFAHFPRLFNLRSIYLQWNRIRSISQGLTWTWSSLHNLDLSGNDIQGIEPGTFKCLPNLQKLNLDSNKLTNISQETVNAWISLISITLSGNMWECSRSICPLFYWLKNFKGNKESTMICAGPKHIQGEKVSDAVETYNICSEVQVVNTEKSHLVPQTPQKPLIIPKPTFSKSDPTQPTLETPSPSPGFQIPGTEQEYEHVSFHKIIAGSVALFLSVAMILLVIYVSWKRYPASMKQLQQHSLMKRRRKKTRESERQMNSPLQEYYVDYKPTNSETMDISVNGSGPCTYTISGSRECEIPHHVKPLPYYSYDPPGMGYCQAHQPLRVHKGYEAVSPEQDDAPSLELGRDHGFIATIARSAAPAIYLERIAN
- the LRRTM4 gene encoding leucine-rich repeat transmembrane neuronal protein 4 isoform X4 translates to MGFHLITQLRGMRVVLVLLPTLLLVMLTGAQRACPKNCRCDGKIVYCESHAFADIPENISGGSQGLSLRFNSIQKLKSNQFAGLNQLIWLYLDHNYISSVDEDAFQGIRRLKELILSSNKITYLHNKTFHPVPNLRNLDLSYNKLQTLQSEQFKGLRKLIILHLRSNSLKTVPIRVFQDCRNLDFLDLGYNRLRSLSRNAFAGLLKLKELHLEHNQFSKINFAHFPRLFNLRSIYLQWNRIRSISQGLTWTWSSLHNLDLSGNDIQGIEPGTFKCLPNLQKLNLDSNKLTNISQETVNAWISLISITLSGNMWECSRSICPLFYWLKNFKGNKESTMICAGPKHIQGEKVSDAVETYNICSEVQVVNTEKSHLVPQTPQKPLIIPKPTFSKSDPTQPTLETPSPSPGFQIPGTEQEYEHVSFHKIIAGSVALFLSVAMILLVIYVSWKRYPASMKQLQQHSLMKRRRKKTRESERQMNSPLQEYYVDYKPTNSETMDISVNGSGPCTYTISGSRECEVPSKPGCKAQTGAEHKMKLPQLQQETFTSAPERM